From the genome of Nicotiana tabacum cultivar K326 chromosome 17, ASM71507v2, whole genome shotgun sequence:
GTTGGCATTGGCACCATGGCTAAATCCAAAGCAGATGAGAAGATTCTCGGCTACAACGATGTTGTTCTCAGGCGATCAGATTTGGATATTCTTAATGGTCCTAATTATCTCAATGACCGCATCATTGAGTTCTATTTTAGCTATCTCAGCTCAAGCTTTCCATCTGACGACATATTGCTGGTACCACCTTCTATTGCTTTCTGGATTAAGGAGTGTCCTGATCCTGCAAGCCTGAAGGATTTCATGGAGCCACTTCATCTTTCTAGAAGGAAGTTGATTCTCTTACCTATCAACGATAATTCTGATGTGTGCATGGCTGAAGGTGGGATTCATTGGAGCGTACTGGCTTTTGAGAGAAACTCCAATGTATTTGTACATCATGACAGCAGCTACGGGTTCATGAATGAGTATCACGCCAAACAAGTATACAAGGTTACTCTTCCTTATACAGCGTCCAGCGCCATTTACAAAGAATGTCCAGGCACGCCAAAGCAAGTGAATGGTTATGATTGTGGCGTGTATGTCTTAGCGATTGCACGAGTCATCTGTCAATGGTATGCTAGCAGTGGAACCCAAGATGCAGATACTCTGTGGTTCTCCCATTTGGAACAGGTCAGTCCAAGTGCTGTTTCTACGATGCGTAATGAGATTCTGGGTTTAATAAAAGGTCTGATGGCTGCACCTAAGAGTGTGGCGTAACCTCAATGAAGTGGGTGAAAATTATGGATGAATGGTGCTTAAATTCCAGCATAGACCAAACACACTAGGTAATTTTTTCTCGTGTACCTAAGCTTTGTGGCAAAATTACTCGGTACTTGTGTTGGTGGGAGATAGCAGGTACGGAATCGTCAAGGTGTGCACACGTTGGAATtgttatattaaaatataaaactaaaaggCTTGATGACAGGGAGGTGCTCATGTTTCAGTTAGGAGTTTCTACTTGGCAGATAAGGGGTTTAGATGCAAAATTCCGGACTTGGTACTTTTATGCGCCTTACGTGTACTGGTATTGTAAAGACTTCTTTAAGAAGTTCATATTAGATTGTCAGTTGTCTCTCACAATTTTGTTGATATTTCAATAGAAAGCTAATGGAGAAAAAGTAGGGAGTATAGAATCTCAGTTTTCGTACAATAATATTGAGTGATAAAGTGTAGTGATCGGTAGTACatataaggggtcgtttggtttgaatataGGTTATGTTGGGATAAGTTATGATGGGATAAATTATGCTGAGATTAGTTATGCTGGGATTGTTTTTTA
Proteins encoded in this window:
- the LOC107762236 gene encoding NEDD8-specific protease 1-like — encoded protein: MAKSKADEKILGYNDVVLRRSDLDILNGPNYLNDRIIEFYFSYLSSSFPSDDILLVPPSIAFWIKECPDPASLKDFMEPLHLSRRKLILLPINDNSDVCMAEGGIHWSVLAFERNSNVFVHHDSSYGFMNEYHAKQVYKVTLPYTASSAIYKECPGTPKQVNGYDCGVYVLAIARVICQWYASSGTQDADTLWFSHLEQVSPSAVSTMRNEILGLIKGLMAAPKSVA